In a single window of the Maniola jurtina chromosome 4, ilManJurt1.1, whole genome shotgun sequence genome:
- the LOC123864912 gene encoding tRNA (adenine(58)-N(1))-methyltransferase non-catalytic subunit TRM6 isoform X1: MCNNTIQVGEYIVIQKQNYKKLHKFNKANSTVSVGKDTLNLTGIVGCKFFSTFRMICRGTKRRKEFDLELTEEAANLIEEIGLKASGASMSGADNRNIYDDGQSQKLSATEISDLKSDSTRASDIVETLITNSNTFHNKTEFSQEKYLKKKEKKYFEYIQILRPNLRIITEILYKLDPSKVQGIRIDTLSQIITLSNISSEGNHLLYDSGSNGLLAAALLSTMGSEATGKLIQMHPGNMSQKQALLAMNFDPDHLKKCLSVNVYSVLRQVYQGCDTHTQQECEAVLESESNLKRKASECIKHLSKIPKIDESQIIDCEIKDGDHGANEMLVPKIDESQIIGSEIKDGDTDASDMFRKKPKWHFDNIAASEILTNKVDSLVIVSKEDPQNIFLELVPFVKPGRPFVIYYSVAEPLQSLYMTLKSMSNMAALRLTCNWLRNYQILPERTHPEVMMNGSSGFLLTGYVLK, from the exons ATGTGTAATAATACAATTCAAGTTGGTGAATACATCGTTATACAAAAAcagaattacaaaaaattacataaattcAATAAGGCGAACTCTACGGTAAGCGTTGGGAAAGATACGTTAAATTTAACAGGAATTGTGGGTTGCAAGTTCTTTTCTACTTTTAGAATGATATGCAGAGGCACAAAGAGACGTAAGGAATTTGATTTAGAATTAACAGAAGAAGCTGCTAACCTAATAGAAGAGATAGGATTAAAAGCATCAGGAGCATCGATGTCAGGAGCCGATAACAGGAACATTTATGACGATGGTCAATCACAAAAATTGTCAGCCACAGAAATTAGCGATTTAAAGAGCGATTCCACGAGAGCATCTGATATTGTTGAGactttaataactaattcaaaTACATTTCACAATAAAACTGAATTCTCACAAgaaaaatatttgaagaaaaaggagaaaaaatattttgaatatattCAAATATTAAGACCAAACTTGAGAATTATCACTGAAATACTATACAAGTTGGACCCAAGTAAGGTACAAGGTATTCGCATAGACACTTTGTCCCAAATAATAACATTATCAAACATCAGTAGTGAAGGAAATCATTTGCTTTATGATTCAGGTTCAAATGGTTTACTTGCAGCTGCATTGTTGAGTACAATGGGATCAGAGGCTACAGGAAAATTAATTCAGATGCACCCAGGAAATATGTCACAGAAACAGGCCCTATTAGCTATGAATTTTGATCCTGATCATCTTAAGAAATGTCTATCTGTAAATGTGTATTCAGTCTTGAGGCAAGTATACCAAGGTTGTGATACCCATACTCAACAAGAATGTGAAGCAGTATTGGAAAGTGAATCAAACCTAAAGAGGAAAGCTTCTGAATGCATTAAACATTTAAGTAAAATACCTAAGATTGATGAATCCCAAATCATTGATTGCGAAATTAAAGATGGAGACCATGGTGCGAATGAAATGTTGGTACCTAAGATTGATGAATCCCAGATCATTGGTTCTGAAATTAAAGATGGAGATACTGATGCAAGTGACATGTTTAGGAAAAAGCCTAAATGGCACTTTGATAATATAGCTGCATCTGAGATCTTGACAAATAAAGTAGATTCTTTAGTTATAGTAAGTAAGGAAGATcctcaaaatatatttctggagCTTGTACCATTTGTTAAGCCAGGAAGAccatttgttatttattacagTGTAGCTGAACCATTGCAAAGCTTATATATGACACTGAAGTCTATGAGCAACATGGCTGCTTTAAGATTGACTTGTAATTGGCTGAGAAACTATCAG ATCTTGCCTGAAAGAACACATCCAGAAGTAATGATGAATGGATCCAGTGGATTTCTTCTCACAGGATATgttcttaaataa
- the LOC123864912 gene encoding tRNA (adenine(58)-N(1))-methyltransferase non-catalytic subunit TRM6 isoform X2: MICRGTKRRKEFDLELTEEAANLIEEIGLKASGASMSGADNRNIYDDGQSQKLSATEISDLKSDSTRASDIVETLITNSNTFHNKTEFSQEKYLKKKEKKYFEYIQILRPNLRIITEILYKLDPSKVQGIRIDTLSQIITLSNISSEGNHLLYDSGSNGLLAAALLSTMGSEATGKLIQMHPGNMSQKQALLAMNFDPDHLKKCLSVNVYSVLRQVYQGCDTHTQQECEAVLESESNLKRKASECIKHLSKIPKIDESQIIDCEIKDGDHGANEMLVPKIDESQIIGSEIKDGDTDASDMFRKKPKWHFDNIAASEILTNKVDSLVIVSKEDPQNIFLELVPFVKPGRPFVIYYSVAEPLQSLYMTLKSMSNMAALRLTCNWLRNYQILPERTHPEVMMNGSSGFLLTGYVLK, encoded by the exons ATGATATGCAGAGGCACAAAGAGACGTAAGGAATTTGATTTAGAATTAACAGAAGAAGCTGCTAACCTAATAGAAGAGATAGGATTAAAAGCATCAGGAGCATCGATGTCAGGAGCCGATAACAGGAACATTTATGACGATGGTCAATCACAAAAATTGTCAGCCACAGAAATTAGCGATTTAAAGAGCGATTCCACGAGAGCATCTGATATTGTTGAGactttaataactaattcaaaTACATTTCACAATAAAACTGAATTCTCACAAgaaaaatatttgaagaaaaaggagaaaaaatattttgaatatattCAAATATTAAGACCAAACTTGAGAATTATCACTGAAATACTATACAAGTTGGACCCAAGTAAGGTACAAGGTATTCGCATAGACACTTTGTCCCAAATAATAACATTATCAAACATCAGTAGTGAAGGAAATCATTTGCTTTATGATTCAGGTTCAAATGGTTTACTTGCAGCTGCATTGTTGAGTACAATGGGATCAGAGGCTACAGGAAAATTAATTCAGATGCACCCAGGAAATATGTCACAGAAACAGGCCCTATTAGCTATGAATTTTGATCCTGATCATCTTAAGAAATGTCTATCTGTAAATGTGTATTCAGTCTTGAGGCAAGTATACCAAGGTTGTGATACCCATACTCAACAAGAATGTGAAGCAGTATTGGAAAGTGAATCAAACCTAAAGAGGAAAGCTTCTGAATGCATTAAACATTTAAGTAAAATACCTAAGATTGATGAATCCCAAATCATTGATTGCGAAATTAAAGATGGAGACCATGGTGCGAATGAAATGTTGGTACCTAAGATTGATGAATCCCAGATCATTGGTTCTGAAATTAAAGATGGAGATACTGATGCAAGTGACATGTTTAGGAAAAAGCCTAAATGGCACTTTGATAATATAGCTGCATCTGAGATCTTGACAAATAAAGTAGATTCTTTAGTTATAGTAAGTAAGGAAGATcctcaaaatatatttctggagCTTGTACCATTTGTTAAGCCAGGAAGAccatttgttatttattacagTGTAGCTGAACCATTGCAAAGCTTATATATGACACTGAAGTCTATGAGCAACATGGCTGCTTTAAGATTGACTTGTAATTGGCTGAGAAACTATCAG ATCTTGCCTGAAAGAACACATCCAGAAGTAATGATGAATGGATCCAGTGGATTTCTTCTCACAGGATATgttcttaaataa